The Oscillatoria acuminata PCC 6304 genomic interval GACTTGTTGGTTGTCATGGATTTTAAAAAGCAGGTAGGGTTTCCAGCTATTGTAACGCAAGGCTTGAAGTGCCGATCGCCTTCTGTGAGGATGCAGACACTCATCAGAGAAGGTTTCTGAGTCTAGGAGATATGGCATCCGCAATTGGAAGGCGATCGCTCAAAAGCAACATCATTCTATTTCATTCTGTTGCTGGGTCTTTTTTCACAAGTCCTCCTCGGTGAGATTGGCTACTTTCATCAATGCCTTTAAAGTGCCAATTTTTAAGTCCTGATTACTATGGACAGGAATAGAGAGAATTTTTTGTTCTTCAGGATTGTTGTAAATATAGTGGCTTCCTGTAATTCTCTGTAAAACCCAGCCCTTCTTTTCCACAATTTTACAAAGTTGTTTTCCAGAAATAGACTTTATACCGCAATTTCCACAATTTCGTCTGTGGGTTCTGTTTTTTTCAGACTATTATTTGCAACACTCAGCCAACCCCCAACTGCGTCTTGTAAATTCTGGGTGACCTCTTCCAAGGTATCACCTTCGGTAATGCAACCGGGAAGGGCTGGGACTTCTGCCCAATAGCCCCCTTCTTCTGCTGGATGAATAATGGCTTTAATTTTCATAAACTTAGCTTCATCACTTTTTTTAGTTCATTATAGCAGACTCAGACACAGTTTTCACGCAAAATGAGTAGCTGCGATCGCTTCCACGTCCCGCAGGGAATCGTTAAGTTGTTAGACTAATAAATTGCTGAGGGTTGTTGAGTGTTGTTGCCTCAAATTCATTGACCGGGTTAAGGAGCAATTTCAAGAGGCGATATTGCATCCACAATTGTGGGCGATCGCTCCTAACTATCTCTCCTAACTGGGCTTGTTTTTCTGGACTTCCCCCCCCAAATCTCCTCCACTCCAACGGGGTTTTAAACCGGGTTTGTGCGACAAACGGACAACTTCTCTGTCGCTTTCTGCTTCCTTTTTGCGGAGGTGTTTAAATTTTGAACTAAACGAAAGTCCATGTTGCTGGCATTGATGGCCGGGATGTGTTATCTTGAAAACAAGAAAACTAGGATTAAGTGGGTGAAAATCACTAGCTATAGTCCACGGGTTGGGCTTCCATAAACCCCCCGGGTGGACTGCCTCACATCAAATCTCGGCGTCTGGAAAAGCCAGATAGGAGAGGTAATTGATTCATAGAGAGGCAGATTTTCAAGTAAAAAAATGATAGAAAATGCGATTTTAA includes:
- a CDS encoding type II toxin-antitoxin system HicA family toxin: MEKKGWVLQRITGSHYIYNNPEEQKILSIPVHSNQDLKIGTLKALMKVANLTEEDL
- a CDS encoding type II toxin-antitoxin system HicB family antitoxin; this encodes MKIKAIIHPAEEGGYWAEVPALPGCITEGDTLEEVTQNLQDAVGGWLSVANNSLKKTEPTDEIVEIAV